One genomic region from Desulfovibrio porci encodes:
- a CDS encoding sodium:calcium antiporter: protein MSFRALRPYLLAVLLTVPGLALRFAHPDISPLWVALLSGLAILGASFLLTWACEVAQMDIPQAVAVAVVAFIAVLPEYAVDMYFTWMAGQHPESAYSHYAIANMTGANRLLIGVGWSAIVLIFAGRFHSAVALHDDKRTDVLFLGMATLYALLIPLKGSLTWMDGVVFLAIYAWYIWIIARRPCEEEEPEGPAAVLAQLPKKSRLRTVIGIFIFAAMVILCNAEPFSESLVASGKMLGVNEFLLVQWLAPIASEAPEFIVALMFAFRGNAGLALGSLLSSKLNQWTLLVGMIPGVYAVSSGGLSPSINLDTHQFQEILLTAGQSIFAVALLLDLRLHVREAFWLLVLFTAQLLSPLYDVQLEAMLGLPHDPLRLHYFYAQVYLALAAVLMLRNWRKVWQLRLGFKV, encoded by the coding sequence ATGTCATTCCGCGCTTTGCGCCCGTATCTTCTGGCGGTACTGCTTACCGTGCCGGGTCTGGCCCTGCGTTTCGCGCACCCGGACATTTCGCCGCTCTGGGTGGCCCTGCTTTCGGGTCTGGCCATTCTGGGAGCTTCCTTCCTGCTGACCTGGGCCTGTGAAGTGGCCCAGATGGACATTCCCCAGGCTGTGGCCGTGGCCGTGGTGGCCTTCATCGCCGTGCTGCCGGAATACGCGGTGGACATGTACTTCACCTGGATGGCCGGCCAGCATCCGGAAAGCGCTTATTCCCACTACGCCATCGCGAATATGACCGGGGCCAACCGGCTGCTCATCGGCGTGGGCTGGTCGGCCATCGTGCTGATCTTCGCCGGGCGCTTCCATTCGGCCGTGGCCCTGCACGACGACAAACGCACGGACGTGCTCTTTCTGGGCATGGCCACCCTCTACGCCTTGCTGATCCCGCTCAAGGGTTCGCTGACCTGGATGGACGGCGTGGTCTTTCTGGCCATCTACGCCTGGTACATCTGGATTATCGCCCGCCGTCCGTGCGAGGAAGAAGAGCCTGAAGGCCCGGCCGCCGTGCTGGCCCAACTGCCCAAGAAATCGCGACTGCGCACTGTAATCGGCATTTTCATTTTCGCGGCAATGGTGATTCTCTGCAATGCCGAGCCGTTCAGCGAAAGTCTGGTGGCCAGCGGCAAGATGCTGGGCGTCAACGAATTCCTGCTGGTACAGTGGCTCGCGCCCATCGCGTCGGAAGCGCCGGAATTCATCGTGGCCCTGATGTTCGCCTTCCGGGGCAACGCCGGTCTGGCCTTGGGCAGTCTGCTTTCCTCCAAGCTCAATCAATGGACCCTGCTGGTGGGCATGATCCCCGGCGTGTACGCTGTTTCCTCGGGCGGACTTTCCCCCTCCATAAATCTTGACACCCACCAGTTTCAGGAAATATTACTGACCGCCGGGCAGTCGATCTTCGCGGTCGCCCTGCTGCTGGATCTGCGCCTGCACGTGCGCGAGGCCTTCTGGCTCCTGGTGCTCTTCACGGCCCAACTGCTTTCGCCCTTGTATGACGTGCAGTTGGAGGCCATGCTGGGTCTGCCTCATGATCCGTTGCGCCTGCATTATTTTTACGCCCAGGTCTACCTGGCCCTAGCCGCGGTGCTGATGCTCAGGAACTGGCGCAAGGTCTGGCAGTTGCGCCTGGGATTCAAAGTCTAG
- a CDS encoding carbonic anhydrase, whose product MPALLQDILVHNQRVSEKEGPVRHLAAASLEKTPRKRCAIFTCMDARLVEMVEPALGIRRGDAVVLRNAGNIIGTPQGTMIISLLVAIFMQDIEEIVVVGHEDCGFTHASSAVLLERVRRRGISEEAVEAMRGPLETYLDPHTDPEQNVRDVVELLRTIRPFRAIFWSTAC is encoded by the coding sequence ATGCCCGCACTATTACAGGATATTCTGGTTCACAATCAGCGCGTCAGCGAAAAAGAGGGTCCGGTCCGGCACTTGGCCGCCGCAAGCCTGGAAAAAACTCCGCGCAAGCGTTGCGCCATCTTCACCTGCATGGATGCCCGCCTGGTGGAAATGGTAGAGCCCGCTCTGGGCATCCGACGCGGCGACGCCGTGGTGCTGCGCAACGCCGGCAACATCATCGGCACGCCGCAGGGAACCATGATCATCAGCCTGCTGGTGGCCATATTTATGCAGGATATTGAAGAAATTGTGGTTGTGGGACATGAGGATTGCGGTTTTACCCACGCCTCCTCAGCGGTCCTGCTGGAAAGGGTGCGCCGCCGGGGCATCAGCGAAGAGGCCGTGGAGGCCATGCGCGGCCCCCTGGAAACCTATCTGGACCCGCACACCGACCCGGAACAGAACGTCCGTGACGTGGTGGAACTGCTCCGCACCATCCGGCCTTTCCGCGCGATATTCTGGTCCACGGCCTGCTGA
- a CDS encoding tripartite tricarboxylate transporter permease: MLEALQQGLHLIASVENILALFGGMLGGVIIGALPGLTGAMAVTLALPFTFYMPPVTSLMLLLGIYKGSMYGGSISAILIRTPGTAAAACTVLDGYPLARQGKAGQALYMALYASCFADMVSNLALIFCTGMIASFALRFGPAEFFSLICFSLTIVAGLSGSSLLKGFVSACFGLLLASVGMDIVFGTGRMTFGDVNLMAGFSFIPLLIGLFAIPEIIRATSPKPRPVIQADMGQRRLKWADFKRCFTSICRGSLIGVVMGAIPGIGGAPAAYLSYSEARRYSKRSANFGKGELEGVAAAEAGNNGVCGATLIPLLSLGVPGDIVTAVMLGAFMMHNITPGPLLFEENLPLVYALYFGIILSSLFLLISGFFCLRSADKITRAPKMVLFPAILCICLFGAFSINNNAFDILALLCMGLVGLYMGRHHIAEAPFLVAFILGPLFEDNLRRSLLISHGDVSILWSTPICWFFIALTALSLFITLRKECLERKKSPEAAFAEPSGEE; the protein is encoded by the coding sequence ATGCTGGAAGCTCTGCAACAAGGCCTGCACCTCATCGCCTCGGTGGAAAACATTCTCGCCCTGTTCGGCGGCATGCTCGGCGGCGTGATCATCGGGGCCCTGCCCGGACTGACCGGGGCCATGGCCGTGACCCTGGCCCTGCCCTTCACCTTTTACATGCCCCCCGTCACCTCCCTGATGCTTCTGCTGGGCATCTACAAGGGTTCCATGTACGGCGGCTCCATTTCCGCCATCCTGATCCGCACGCCGGGCACGGCGGCCGCCGCCTGCACCGTACTGGACGGCTATCCCCTGGCCCGGCAGGGCAAGGCGGGACAGGCCCTGTACATGGCCCTGTACGCCTCCTGTTTCGCGGACATGGTTTCCAATCTGGCCCTGATCTTCTGCACCGGCATGATCGCCAGCTTCGCCCTGCGTTTCGGACCGGCGGAATTCTTTTCCCTGATCTGCTTTTCCCTGACCATCGTGGCCGGACTGTCCGGATCGTCCCTGCTCAAGGGATTTGTCTCGGCCTGCTTCGGTCTGTTGCTGGCCAGCGTGGGCATGGACATTGTCTTCGGCACCGGCCGGATGACCTTTGGCGACGTGAATCTGATGGCCGGATTCAGCTTCATCCCCCTGCTCATCGGCCTGTTCGCCATCCCTGAAATCATCCGGGCTACCTCCCCGAAGCCGCGGCCCGTCATTCAGGCAGACATGGGGCAACGCCGCCTGAAGTGGGCGGATTTCAAACGCTGCTTCACCTCCATCTGCCGGGGCAGCCTTATCGGTGTGGTCATGGGGGCCATTCCCGGCATAGGCGGCGCGCCCGCCGCCTATCTCTCCTACAGCGAGGCCCGCCGCTACTCCAAACGGTCCGCCAACTTCGGCAAGGGCGAGTTGGAAGGCGTGGCCGCCGCCGAGGCCGGGAATAACGGCGTGTGCGGGGCCACCCTGATTCCCCTGCTCTCGCTGGGCGTGCCCGGCGACATCGTCACCGCCGTGATGCTCGGCGCGTTCATGATGCACAATATCACGCCCGGCCCCCTGCTTTTCGAGGAAAATCTGCCCCTGGTCTACGCGCTGTACTTCGGCATCATTCTGAGTTCGCTCTTTCTGCTGATCTCCGGCTTTTTCTGCCTGCGCAGCGCCGACAAAATCACCAGAGCGCCAAAAATGGTCCTCTTTCCGGCCATTCTCTGCATCTGCCTGTTCGGGGCGTTCTCCATCAACAATAACGCCTTCGACATCCTGGCGCTGCTCTGCATGGGTCTGGTAGGCCTGTATATGGGCAGGCATCACATCGCGGAAGCGCCCTTTCTGGTGGCCTTCATTCTCGGCCCGCTCTTTGAGGACAATCTGCGCCGCTCCCTGCTTATTTCCCACGGCGACGTGAGCATTCTCTGGAGCACGCCCATCTGCTGGTTTTTCATCGCCCTGACCGCGCTTTCCCTGTTCATCACCTTGCGCAAGGAATGCCTGGAGCGGAAAAAGTCCCCGGAGGCGGCCTTCGCCGAACCGTCCGGCGAGGAGTAA
- a CDS encoding DUF3298 and DUF4163 domain-containing protein: MSRVFSHIPGIPSTLAGWLLAALLACVCLPAAPSLCAAAEEAPSPADSVAPDEENSAPEQAVYPGVVNERIQRGGDGKPTLSLYYPVLNQTAVDADICRWATGVADAYEEEVSKADEGPDGEKPSSYGMWDLTGLFELSRPSEGVASVTFNVYSYTGGAHGNLEITCLNYDLRSGRRLDLADMFKNPEKALQLMSAWSRKELARTLGEDADEDMIRDGVAPDLRNFANLTLTPQGLRIEFQPYQVAPWSAGPQRVDMPLAELAAAGPEALIWPQAPVSND; this comes from the coding sequence ATGTCCCGCGTTTTTAGCCATATACCGGGCATCCCGTCGACGCTGGCGGGATGGCTGCTGGCCGCGCTGCTGGCCTGTGTCTGCCTCCCGGCGGCTCCGTCGCTGTGCGCGGCAGCCGAAGAAGCGCCGTCCCCGGCTGATTCCGTCGCGCCGGACGAGGAAAACAGCGCGCCTGAACAAGCCGTGTACCCCGGCGTGGTCAATGAGCGCATCCAGCGCGGCGGCGACGGCAAACCGACGCTCAGTCTGTACTATCCGGTTCTGAACCAGACCGCAGTGGATGCGGACATCTGCCGCTGGGCCACGGGCGTGGCCGACGCTTACGAGGAAGAAGTGAGCAAGGCCGACGAAGGCCCGGACGGGGAAAAGCCCTCCAGCTACGGCATGTGGGATCTCACCGGCCTGTTCGAACTTTCGCGCCCGTCCGAAGGCGTGGCCAGCGTGACCTTCAATGTCTACAGCTATACCGGCGGCGCCCACGGCAATCTGGAAATCACCTGTCTGAATTACGACCTGCGCTCGGGACGGCGTCTGGATCTGGCGGATATGTTCAAGAATCCGGAAAAGGCTCTGCAACTGATGTCCGCATGGTCCCGGAAAGAACTCGCCCGCACTCTGGGCGAGGATGCGGATGAGGACATGATCCGGGACGGCGTGGCCCCGGACCTGCGCAATTTCGCCAATCTGACCCTGACGCCTCAGGGCCTGCGCATCGAATTCCAGCCCTATCAGGTCGCGCCCTGGTCCGCCGGGCCGCAGCGTGTGGACATGCCCCTGGCGGAACTGGCCGCCGCCGGTCCCGAAGCCCTGATCTGGCCGCAGGCCCCTGTTTCCAACGACTGA
- a CDS encoding tripartite tricarboxylate transporter substrate binding protein, with amino-acid sequence MLHRFTRILTLSLLTLCFAGTAFAEYPKGPISIICPFGAGGAGDLAARILANAVKNDFAKPVVVVNKPGAAGVLGTTVAFRSKPDGQTLLIGRVANAAIIPALNKTIQYKWDSFVFLGLLDLNPLVVVVHKDSPYKTLQDLADAIKANPGKLAFCTAGALNIQEIASYTLLHAVGLGKDGAVSVPFQSDAAGKNAILGKHVDFGTINLAATFDQIGEGGSLRALAVTTDKRLPRYPDIPTAREAGFPQLENILGWNALYGVKGMPQEAVDAWVRALQGVKTNKEWIEPTENMGAIPDILSPAETEAFVRDQVNKFEQLGQALDLIIQ; translated from the coding sequence ATGTTGCACCGATTCACGCGCATCCTGACCCTGAGCCTGCTGACCCTCTGCTTCGCGGGCACGGCCTTTGCCGAATACCCCAAAGGCCCCATTTCCATCATCTGCCCCTTCGGCGCGGGCGGCGCGGGCGATCTGGCGGCCCGCATTCTGGCCAACGCCGTCAAGAACGACTTCGCCAAACCCGTGGTGGTGGTCAACAAACCCGGCGCGGCGGGCGTGCTCGGCACCACAGTGGCCTTTCGCAGCAAGCCCGACGGCCAGACCCTGCTCATCGGGCGCGTGGCCAACGCGGCCATTATTCCGGCTCTGAACAAGACCATCCAGTACAAATGGGACAGCTTCGTCTTTCTGGGCCTGCTGGACCTCAACCCCCTGGTGGTCGTGGTCCACAAGGATTCGCCCTACAAAACGCTGCAAGACCTGGCCGACGCCATCAAGGCCAATCCCGGCAAGCTGGCATTCTGCACGGCCGGAGCTCTCAACATTCAGGAAATCGCCTCCTACACCCTGCTGCACGCCGTGGGCCTTGGCAAGGACGGCGCGGTAAGCGTGCCCTTCCAGAGCGACGCGGCGGGCAAAAACGCCATTCTGGGCAAACACGTGGACTTCGGAACCATCAATCTGGCGGCGACCTTCGACCAGATCGGCGAAGGCGGCAGTCTGCGCGCCCTAGCCGTGACCACCGACAAGCGCCTGCCCAGGTATCCGGACATTCCCACCGCGCGCGAGGCCGGTTTTCCGCAGTTGGAAAACATTCTGGGCTGGAACGCCCTGTACGGCGTCAAGGGCATGCCGCAAGAGGCCGTGGACGCGTGGGTGCGGGCTCTGCAAGGCGTCAAGACCAACAAGGAATGGATTGAACCCACGGAAAACATGGGAGCCATTCCCGACATCCTGTCTCCGGCCGAAACCGAAGCCTTTGTGCGGGATCAGGTCAACAAGTTCGAACAACTGGGCCAGGCGCTGGACCTGATCATCCAGTAA
- a CDS encoding FAD-dependent thymidylate synthase: protein MLEEKYTGNGKVLLLAGGGRIYTDLAARFVRSERELEDIVASPYSRQIVKNILSSGHRAALEFDFFLFGVEGYSRVTEAQLVRKRLASYLIKSGRAELNGKRRFSVVYPREVAEFSAPVALPGGGTATLSGRDLADLTRQWYEAGLEAGLPEENLRYLKPQATEFKAIIGMNAHALLDWFAIRCCRNAQHEIRDLAWKMLRLCRQAAPDLFEGAGPNCVQLGYCPENSLQNARCKGRIITKDEAMAVLREHGRRESPPRDDEFEQE from the coding sequence ATGCTTGAAGAAAAATATACCGGCAACGGCAAGGTGCTGCTGCTCGCGGGCGGCGGCAGAATATACACGGATCTGGCGGCGCGCTTCGTACGTAGCGAACGCGAACTGGAGGACATCGTGGCCTCGCCCTATTCCCGCCAGATCGTGAAGAATATTCTCTCCAGCGGCCACCGCGCCGCCCTGGAGTTCGACTTTTTCCTTTTCGGCGTGGAGGGCTACTCACGCGTGACCGAGGCCCAACTGGTGCGCAAGCGACTGGCTTCCTACCTGATCAAGTCCGGCCGGGCGGAGCTCAACGGCAAGCGGCGTTTTTCCGTGGTCTATCCGCGCGAGGTGGCGGAATTTTCCGCGCCTGTGGCCCTGCCCGGCGGCGGCACGGCCACGCTCAGCGGCCGGGATCTGGCCGATCTGACCCGCCAGTGGTACGAGGCCGGGCTGGAAGCCGGGCTGCCCGAGGAAAATCTGCGTTATCTGAAGCCCCAGGCCACGGAGTTCAAGGCCATCATCGGCATGAACGCCCACGCCCTGCTGGACTGGTTCGCCATCCGCTGCTGCCGCAACGCCCAGCATGAAATCCGCGATCTGGCCTGGAAGATGCTGCGCCTCTGTCGTCAGGCCGCGCCCGACCTGTTCGAGGGTGCGGGACCCAACTGCGTGCAACTGGGCTATTGCCCGGAAAACAGTTTGCAGAATGCGCGCTGCAAAGGGCGGATCATCACCAAGGACGAGGCCATGGCCGTGCTGCGGGAACACGGCCGCCGGGAAAGCCCGCCGCGCGACGACGAATTCGAGCAGGAATAA
- a CDS encoding tripartite tricarboxylate transporter TctB family protein translates to MHAVRKDLTLGLTLSIFFCLVYFALIPMGIEVPHSHDPGQLSPAAYPSWIAMAGLCASLLLTANAAWKYLRLRRLAASAMKKTATPATASGDRLHALSAYGLLFLFYFFIDEVGMVLGGFILYAAFALLCGERNWPRLLLVDCILIAALYVFFVRIAAVPVPLGILQSLL, encoded by the coding sequence ATGCACGCTGTACGGAAAGACCTGACCCTGGGGCTGACCCTCTCGATTTTTTTCTGCCTGGTCTATTTCGCGCTCATTCCCATGGGCATTGAAGTTCCCCATTCCCACGATCCCGGCCAGCTTTCACCGGCTGCCTATCCCTCCTGGATCGCCATGGCGGGCCTGTGCGCCTCGCTGCTGCTGACAGCCAACGCGGCCTGGAAATATCTGCGTCTGCGCCGTCTCGCGGCCTCCGCCATGAAAAAAACGGCGACGCCCGCAACCGCGTCCGGCGACCGGCTCCACGCCCTGTCAGCCTACGGACTGCTCTTCCTCTTTTATTTCTTCATCGACGAAGTGGGCATGGTGCTGGGCGGCTTTATTCTCTACGCGGCCTTTGCCCTGCTCTGCGGCGAGCGGAACTGGCCGCGCCTGCTGCTGGTGGATTGCATCCTCATTGCGGCGCTCTATGTCTTTTTTGTCCGCATCGCCGCCGTGCCCGTGCCGCTGGGCATATTGCAATCCCTTCTTTAA
- a CDS encoding GntR family transcriptional regulator, whose protein sequence is MQHSQPSYLPRRDADDHLPAYARISQSLRRQIENKVWQPGNLIPTESRLAQEHGVSVGTVRKALQELVLAGFLHRVQGKGTFVAGSFIRSKNHRFYRTHTAFDAPEPERRCAFLRAEVEPGQDFICRYLQLATGTSLLRLERLISIEDRPFVLVHSYFEEARFPGLAQADPRRFEQEALTLIIENDYATPTMAAHELGSAVSATPEVAAALQLPESAPVLFLEMLSFSYDESPYEYRQSFCVSGRKLFRSY, encoded by the coding sequence ATGCAACACAGCCAACCCAGCTATTTACCCCGTCGTGATGCCGACGACCACCTGCCCGCCTATGCCAGAATCAGCCAGAGCCTGCGCCGCCAGATTGAAAACAAAGTCTGGCAGCCGGGCAATCTGATCCCCACGGAAAGCCGCCTGGCCCAGGAGCACGGCGTAAGCGTCGGCACCGTACGCAAGGCCTTGCAGGAACTGGTTCTCGCCGGCTTTCTGCACCGCGTGCAGGGCAAGGGCACCTTTGTGGCGGGCAGTTTCATCCGCAGCAAAAACCATCGTTTTTACCGCACCCATACAGCCTTTGACGCGCCCGAACCGGAACGGCGCTGCGCCTTCCTGCGCGCGGAAGTGGAACCGGGACAGGACTTCATCTGCCGCTACCTGCAACTGGCGACGGGCACGTCCCTGCTCAGGCTGGAACGGCTTATCTCCATTGAGGACCGTCCCTTTGTGCTGGTGCATTCCTATTTCGAGGAGGCCCGTTTCCCGGGCTTGGCGCAAGCGGACCCGCGCCGCTTTGAGCAGGAAGCCCTGACCCTGATCATCGAAAACGATTACGCCACGCCCACCATGGCGGCCCATGAACTGGGCAGCGCCGTGAGCGCCACGCCGGAGGTGGCCGCCGCGCTGCAACTGCCGGAAAGCGCGCCCGTTCTCTTTCTTGAAATGCTCTCCTTTTCCTACGACGAGAGCCCGTACGAATACCGGCAGAGTTTTTGCGTCTCCGGCAGAAAATTGTTCCGTTCCTATTGA
- a CDS encoding DUF3298 and DUF4163 domain-containing protein has product MPRVFCCLLAALFFWMSATTARALPVTFDVLSGALAAASLPPTSPPADTPTDGISDDPTGKEAAAAEISGSRRPGVIDHLLQRPLPDAPAEHGGKAEISINYPSVGNNDIDADIRQWVTGIADAFEAHLDISVFGLPGLRDDDAGPAFELLGSYSVSWPSSAAVSITFEIWNYTGGAGNLDIMTLNYSLITGQRLGLVDLFEAPETALNLMSAWSRQELARRFSGGHLTQALKDGTAPLVENFSSLTLTPEGIRINFQPYQVAPGAAGAQKVDMPLEELLQARPLLALWNR; this is encoded by the coding sequence ATGCCTCGCGTATTTTGCTGTCTTCTGGCGGCTCTGTTTTTCTGGATGTCGGCGACCACGGCCCGGGCCCTGCCCGTTACGTTCGACGTGTTGAGCGGTGCGCTTGCGGCCGCTTCCCTACCCCCGACCAGTCCCCCGGCTGACACGCCGACGGACGGCATTAGCGACGATCCCACCGGCAAGGAAGCAGCCGCGGCCGAAATTTCCGGTTCGCGGCGGCCCGGGGTCATTGACCACCTGCTCCAGCGGCCCCTGCCGGACGCCCCGGCGGAACACGGCGGCAAGGCCGAAATCAGCATTAATTACCCCTCTGTGGGCAACAATGACATTGACGCGGATATCCGCCAATGGGTCACGGGCATTGCCGACGCCTTTGAGGCGCATCTGGACATCAGCGTGTTCGGTCTGCCCGGCCTCCGGGATGACGACGCGGGTCCGGCCTTCGAATTGTTGGGTTCCTACAGCGTGTCCTGGCCGTCCAGCGCGGCGGTGAGCATCACCTTTGAAATCTGGAACTACACCGGCGGCGCGGGCAATCTGGACATCATGACGCTCAATTACAGCCTGATCACAGGGCAGCGGCTCGGTCTGGTGGACCTGTTTGAAGCGCCGGAAACCGCCCTCAACCTGATGTCCGCCTGGTCCCGTCAGGAACTGGCCCGCCGTTTCAGCGGCGGCCATCTGACCCAGGCGCTCAAGGACGGCACCGCGCCCCTGGTGGAAAATTTCTCCAGCCTGACCCTCACGCCCGAAGGCATTCGCATTAACTTTCAACCCTATCAGGTCGCACCCGGCGCCGCCGGAGCGCAAAAAGTGGACATGCCCCTGGAAGAACTGCTCCAAGCCCGGCCGCTGCTGGCCCTCTGGAACCGCTGA
- a CDS encoding metallophosphoesterase, with product MQASDYGKRLLTFAVIADSHLNQDEWDCNSPFPVNKLANRRMRHVVRDLNRRDVAFVVHLGDLIHPVPAVKDLYAGAARRFHAQVRELKAPLYLTPGNHDIGDKPMPWAPAGSITEDYIRLWRETFGADYYSFDHQDIHMVVINSQLLNSGLPAEAEQKLWLEADLQAHADRRIFICTHYPPFLYERNEAEHYDNIAEPERAWLLDLTARYGVEGLFGGHVHNFWYLSEKGTRHYLLPSTAFVRQDYSEMFQAPPALEATEAGRDDAAKLGYFLVHVHERGHLCEMVRTWGACVAPDVPASSGPELLEPVAPARNRYAALGFDLRRSWARGVDIPPSGALDEFDRKRVRNDYPLLALWEMGVRHLRIPLQDLRDAATRQRMRDLLPLGHAFTLYSYGLPAPCDQKLILDNAALLARWEISFRGQEMKRLAAGLRELRQKLTLPVLLSRMWEHEDNRAPDGRYYHVMNHGFTMKDADSIAGMAEFEGLEGTGLVFRAMSHDDLRSLTAFAHETCAARGLPASLHLRLTGFNPAEVMRNDAWVAQRTAEALFCAADRGVTVFADTLTDIDRGYFVHNGVLDSTCNPRRAARVIGHLHAALNRGDGPMSPVETSEARGRWLWTRQGGETIALYMAGENPANAPLALPPEIFPAAAPVTVINLDNGRICPAAELRPAAAPDLYFLRAAH from the coding sequence ATGCAGGCTTCGGATTATGGCAAGCGGCTGCTGACATTTGCCGTTATTGCCGACTCACATCTCAATCAGGACGAATGGGACTGCAATTCGCCCTTCCCGGTCAACAAACTGGCCAACCGGCGCATGCGCCATGTGGTTCGTGACCTGAACCGGCGGGATGTGGCTTTTGTGGTCCACTTGGGCGACCTGATCCACCCGGTGCCCGCCGTCAAGGATCTCTATGCCGGGGCGGCCCGGCGCTTTCACGCTCAGGTCCGGGAACTGAAAGCCCCCCTGTACCTCACGCCGGGCAACCATGACATCGGCGACAAGCCCATGCCCTGGGCTCCGGCCGGTTCCATTACGGAAGACTACATTCGGCTCTGGCGGGAAACCTTCGGTGCGGACTATTATTCCTTTGACCACCAGGACATCCATATGGTGGTCATCAATTCGCAGTTGCTGAACAGCGGCCTGCCCGCCGAAGCGGAGCAGAAACTCTGGCTGGAGGCCGACCTCCAGGCCCATGCGGACCGGCGGATCTTCATCTGCACCCACTATCCGCCCTTTCTCTACGAAAGGAACGAAGCCGAGCATTACGACAATATCGCGGAACCGGAACGCGCCTGGCTGCTGGATCTGACGGCCCGTTACGGCGTGGAAGGCCTGTTCGGCGGGCACGTCCACAATTTCTGGTATCTGAGCGAGAAGGGAACCCGCCACTATCTTCTGCCCTCCACCGCCTTTGTGCGTCAGGACTACAGCGAGATGTTCCAGGCCCCGCCGGCCCTGGAGGCAACCGAAGCCGGGCGCGACGACGCGGCCAAGCTGGGCTACTTTCTGGTGCACGTGCACGAGCGCGGGCATCTCTGCGAAATGGTCCGGACCTGGGGCGCGTGCGTGGCCCCGGACGTTCCGGCGTCCTCCGGCCCCGAGCTCCTGGAGCCGGTGGCCCCCGCGCGCAACCGCTACGCCGCGCTGGGTTTCGATCTGCGCCGGAGCTGGGCCCGAGGCGTGGACATTCCGCCCAGCGGCGCGCTGGATGAATTCGACAGAAAGCGGGTGCGCAACGATTATCCCTTGCTGGCCCTCTGGGAAATGGGCGTCCGCCATCTGCGCATTCCTCTCCAGGACCTGCGCGACGCCGCCACCCGGCAGCGCATGCGCGACCTGCTGCCACTGGGGCACGCCTTCACGCTCTATTCCTACGGCCTGCCCGCGCCGTGCGACCAGAAGCTCATTCTGGATAACGCCGCCCTGCTGGCCCGCTGGGAAATCAGCTTCCGCGGGCAGGAAATGAAGCGGCTTGCCGCCGGTCTGCGCGAACTGCGTCAAAAGCTGACCCTGCCCGTCCTGCTCAGCCGGATGTGGGAGCATGAGGACAATCGCGCGCCGGACGGGCGCTATTACCATGTGATGAACCACGGTTTTACCATGAAAGACGCCGACAGCATCGCCGGCATGGCGGAGTTTGAGGGACTGGAAGGAACGGGGCTGGTTTTCCGGGCCATGAGCCACGACGACCTCCGCAGCCTGACGGCCTTTGCCCATGAGACCTGCGCCGCGCGCGGCCTGCCCGCGTCCCTGCATTTGCGCCTGACCGGCTTCAACCCCGCCGAAGTCATGCGCAACGACGCCTGGGTCGCGCAACGCACGGCGGAAGCCCTGTTCTGCGCCGCCGACCGGGGCGTCACGGTCTTCGCCGACACGCTCACGGACATTGACCGGGGCTATTTCGTGCACAACGGCGTATTGGATTCGACCTGCAATCCCCGCCGGGCCGCCAGGGTCATCGGCCATCTCCACGCCGCGCTCAACCGGGGCGATGGGCCCATGAGCCCCGTGGAAACAAGCGAAGCGCGGGGCCGCTGGCTCTGGACCCGTCAGGGCGGCGAAACCATCGCGCTGTATATGGCCGGAGAGAACCCGGCAAACGCGCCCCTGGCGCTCCCGCCGGAAATCTTCCCCGCCGCCGCGCCGGTGACCGTCATTAACCTGGACAACGGACGCATCTGCCCGGCCGCTGAACTGCGCCCCGCCGCCGCGCCGGATCTGTATTTTTTACGGGCCGCTCATTGA